A part of Candidatus Stoquefichus sp. SB1 genomic DNA contains:
- a CDS encoding PTS sugar transporter subunit IIC, producing the protein MQGLNRFFEKYFMPFATKLNSIKGLIAIRDAFIQIFPLTFVGSIVVCINVVLLSSTGFIGQFLVKIIPHLDDFQAILSPVGNGTINLMAVFIVFLIARNMANQYHEDGLKAGLTALAAFFVLYPPKVEGMLTDSYLGANGIFVAIIVGLLIGYGFARLVKVDQLQIKMPEQVPPEVAKSFMVAVPSAILIILASVLSYCVSFIEPLGLNALIYSLLQAPIQSLGATPFTPLLLILMAMILWSVGIHGTFTVSPIYLTLYASMNIANISYAATAGTTAGSPYPYTWFALFENYGCIGGTGNTLALIVAILILSRKKDWKRDDYTKTAKIGLIPGLFCINEPIIFGLPIVLNPILVIPFILSPIVSMGLGALMISTGFVLPGTLDVGWTTPQPIKAFLSASGSWETAVSVCIVFVICVLIYLPFVKMANKQNVESYEGE; encoded by the coding sequence ATGCAAGGTTTGAATCGTTTTTTTGAAAAGTATTTTATGCCTTTTGCAACAAAACTCAACAGTATCAAAGGATTGATTGCTATTCGTGATGCCTTTATACAAATCTTTCCACTTACATTTGTAGGATCGATAGTTGTTTGTATTAATGTTGTCTTACTGAGTTCAACAGGATTTATTGGTCAATTTTTAGTGAAGATTATTCCTCACTTAGATGATTTTCAAGCTATTCTTTCACCTGTTGGGAATGGCACTATTAATTTAATGGCTGTCTTTATTGTTTTCTTAATTGCTCGAAATATGGCTAATCAATATCATGAAGATGGCTTAAAGGCAGGTTTGACAGCTTTGGCAGCATTCTTTGTTTTATATCCGCCGAAGGTAGAAGGAATGTTAACAGATTCTTATTTAGGAGCTAATGGTATATTTGTTGCAATTATTGTTGGCTTGTTAATTGGGTATGGATTTGCTCGATTGGTTAAGGTTGATCAATTACAAATCAAAATGCCAGAACAAGTTCCACCAGAAGTTGCAAAATCGTTTATGGTAGCTGTTCCTTCGGCAATTCTCATTATTTTAGCATCTGTTTTATCATATTGTGTATCATTTATTGAACCATTAGGATTAAATGCTCTCATATATTCATTATTACAGGCACCAATTCAATCATTAGGAGCAACACCATTTACACCGTTATTACTGATTCTCATGGCAATGATTTTATGGTCAGTAGGAATTCATGGAACATTTACAGTTTCACCTATTTATTTAACACTCTATGCATCTATGAATATTGCAAATATATCTTATGCAGCAACTGCAGGTACAACTGCTGGTTCACCATATCCGTATACATGGTTTGCATTGTTTGAAAATTATGGATGTATTGGAGGAACAGGGAATACCCTAGCATTAATTGTTGCCATTCTCATTTTATCTAGAAAAAAAGATTGGAAACGAGATGATTATACTAAGACAGCAAAAATCGGACTCATTCCAGGATTATTCTGTATTAATGAACCAATTATCTTTGGCTTACCAATTGTCTTAAATCCAATTCTTGTTATTCCATTTATTCTCAGTCCGATTGTATCAATGGGATTAGGAGCATTAATGATTTCTACAGGATTTGTTTTACCAGGTACATTGGATGTAGGATGGACAACACCACAGCCTATTAAAGCCTTTTTATCTGCGTCAGGTTCTTGGGAAACTGCAGTATCAGTTTGTATTGTTTTTGTAATATGTGTACTCATTTATCTTCCATTTGTTAAAATGGCAAATAAACAAAATGTTGAAAGTTATGAAGGAGAATAA
- a CDS encoding glycoside hydrolase family 1 protein — protein MSQFPKDFLWGGATAANQLEGAYNEGGKGWSTADMVKFVPREVSQGRNTETVTYEEALEIIHHQHDDEYYPKRWGVDFYHHFKEDIALMAEMGFKCFRMSISWPRIFPHGDDLEPNEEGLKFYDDVFDECLKYGIEPLVTLSHYEMPLHLSLEYNGWENRKCIDFFVNYAKTVFKRYQKKVKYWIPFNEINMSLHLPYTGGGIFVEKSNNELQTIFQALHHQFIASALTTQLAKQINPQFQMGSMLGLSLYYPKSNAPEDIIAAQTANRINYFFLDVLSKGKYPTYFYAYLKKNQIQIHIEENDLKIIKENTVDFNSFSYYYSLCTSANPKNEDSLVAFIPESEVIDEFHPRKVRNKNLQVTDWGFQIDPIGLRIAINEIWDRYQKPIIISENGLGTYDTLTTDKKIHDDYRIQYLREHIQQMKLCIEEGIPVIGYTSWGCIDIVSAGTSERTKRYGYIYVDCDDYGHGTMQRYKKDSFYWYQKVIASQGEDLD, from the coding sequence ATGAGTCAATTTCCAAAAGATTTTTTATGGGGTGGAGCCACTGCTGCTAATCAATTAGAAGGTGCATATAATGAAGGCGGGAAAGGTTGGAGTACTGCTGATATGGTTAAGTTTGTACCCAGAGAAGTGAGTCAAGGTCGAAATACTGAAACAGTCACATATGAAGAAGCACTTGAAATTATTCATCACCAGCATGATGATGAATATTATCCTAAAAGATGGGGAGTTGATTTTTATCATCACTTCAAAGAAGATATTGCTTTAATGGCAGAAATGGGATTTAAATGTTTTAGAATGTCCATTAGCTGGCCAAGAATCTTTCCCCATGGTGATGATCTAGAACCTAACGAAGAAGGACTAAAATTTTATGATGATGTTTTTGATGAATGTTTAAAATACGGTATAGAACCATTAGTTACATTATCCCATTATGAAATGCCTTTACATCTTTCACTAGAATATAATGGCTGGGAGAATAGGAAATGTATCGATTTCTTTGTTAACTATGCTAAGACTGTTTTTAAACGTTATCAAAAAAAGGTTAAATATTGGATTCCATTTAATGAAATTAATATGTCACTACATCTCCCTTATACTGGTGGTGGGATTTTCGTTGAAAAATCAAATAATGAACTTCAAACAATCTTTCAAGCTTTACACCATCAGTTTATAGCGAGTGCTTTAACAACACAACTTGCAAAGCAAATCAATCCTCAATTTCAAATGGGATCAATGTTAGGCTTATCATTATATTATCCAAAATCAAATGCACCTGAAGATATCATTGCTGCACAAACGGCTAATCGTATTAATTATTTCTTCCTAGATGTTTTGTCAAAAGGAAAATATCCAACATATTTTTATGCATACTTAAAAAAGAATCAAATCCAGATTCATATAGAAGAAAATGATCTAAAAATCATCAAAGAAAATACTGTTGATTTTAATTCGTTTAGTTATTACTACTCATTATGTACAAGTGCAAATCCAAAAAATGAAGATTCTTTAGTTGCTTTTATCCCAGAAAGTGAAGTTATTGATGAATTCCATCCGAGAAAGGTAAGAAACAAAAATTTACAAGTGACTGATTGGGGATTTCAAATAGATCCAATAGGATTAAGAATAGCAATTAATGAGATATGGGACCGTTATCAAAAACCAATTATTATTTCAGAAAATGGATTAGGAACATATGATACACTTACAACAGATAAAAAAATCCATGATGATTATCGTATTCAATATCTTAGAGAACATATTCAGCAAATGAAATTATGTATCGAAGAGGGAATTCCGGTCATTGGATATACATCATGGGGATGTATTGATATTGTCAGTGCCGGCACTTCTGAACGTACAAAGCGCTATGGTTATATTTATGTTGATTGTGATGATTATGGACATGGAACAATGCAACGCTATAAAAAAGATTCATTTTATTGGTATCAAAAAGTCATTGCATCTCAAGGAGAAGATTTAGATTAA
- a CDS encoding MurR/RpiR family transcriptional regulator, whose translation MIIDKLNEVLNSVDTHTTMYVFCYYIKSHMNEVAHMTIDEVAQNCYTSKGQISKCAKHLGFHSYIEFKDACIDYSQSYRDKPIFFHQEYDLPQNAKQFADGISHAIIHVGETINYSDLNRLINDIFCSQKVYLYAQGDNRSLCNVIQVELSALYIPVIICDADFMKEYRFEKGHLLLILSTNGTIFQLNKRIISRLLKADVKTWLITCNARMPFSKNRLIVPSYDLRYNKFAIRYIVDILIASMQMISKAKK comes from the coding sequence ATGATTATTGATAAATTAAATGAAGTGCTTAATAGTGTTGATACCCATACAACAATGTACGTCTTTTGTTACTATATTAAATCTCATATGAATGAAGTTGCTCATATGACAATTGATGAAGTCGCACAAAATTGTTATACATCTAAAGGTCAAATATCAAAATGTGCAAAACATCTTGGCTTCCATTCATATATAGAATTTAAAGATGCTTGTATTGATTATAGTCAATCATATCGAGATAAACCTATCTTCTTTCATCAAGAATATGATTTGCCACAAAATGCAAAGCAGTTTGCTGATGGTATTTCACATGCAATTATTCATGTTGGAGAAACGATAAATTATTCCGATCTCAATCGTCTTATTAATGATATTTTTTGTAGTCAAAAGGTTTATCTCTATGCACAAGGTGATAATCGCTCTCTTTGTAATGTCATTCAAGTTGAATTAAGTGCTTTGTATATTCCAGTTATTATTTGTGATGCTGATTTTATGAAAGAATACCGCTTTGAAAAAGGACATCTTTTATTAATTTTAAGTACCAATGGCACAATATTTCAACTCAATAAAAGAATTATTTCTCGTCTTTTAAAAGCTGATGTCAAAACATGGCTAATCACTTGTAATGCTAGAATGCCTTTTTCTAAAAATCGACTTATCGTTCCTTCATATGATTTAAGATATAATAAGTTTGCCATTCGATATATTGTTGATATTCTTATTGCAAGTATGCAAATGATTTCAAAGGCAAAAAAATAA
- a CDS encoding LytTR family DNA-binding domain-containing protein, with the protein MEFKDTNPHDLSIIIQFDDGNEKQKIISLLNNIGTKIVGYKRGKQYLLDIDSIYYIDLIDKQTFIYTYDDCYESSLWLYQLEEKLNHYFVRANKSTIFNMNHIESLKADIGSRIMVYLDNGDQILVSRTYSKEFKKKLKGETYGNSD; encoded by the coding sequence ATGGAATTTAAAGATACGAACCCCCATGATTTATCAATCATCATTCAATTTGATGATGGCAATGAAAAACAAAAGATTATATCATTACTGAATAATATAGGTACAAAAATTGTTGGTTATAAGCGTGGTAAGCAATATTTATTAGACATTGATTCTATTTATTATATTGATTTAATTGATAAACAAACATTCATTTATACTTATGATGATTGTTATGAATCATCATTATGGTTGTATCAGCTTGAAGAAAAATTAAATCATTATTTTGTCAGAGCCAATAAATCTACTATTTTTAATATGAATCATATTGAAAGTTTAAAAGCAGATATTGGTTCGCGAATTATGGTTTACTTAGATAATGGTGATCAAATTTTAGTTTCAAGAACATACTCAAAAGAGTTTAAGAAAAAATTGAAAGGAGAAACATATGGAAACAGTGATTAA
- a CDS encoding ABC transporter ATP-binding protein — protein MNAIKIENVHKTFHQKQVLNDICIDIEKGEIFGLLGPSGAGKTTLIQILIGQYIPDSGHTFILGKDSLKLAKEDYTQIGLVLDKDGLYDRLSCYDNLQLYASIYQLDSQKIESVLKQVQLYDDRKKAVNQLSKGMKQRLVLARAIMHEPQILFLDEPTSGLDPATTLKIHTLLLELRDRGTAIFLTTHNMEEAAKLCHRVALLNEGKIIECDTPTAICEKHNDLNKVTITTKDHQKYIFNNNKKDAERIYQLFQSENIQSIHSSEPTLGNVFIALTGKELD, from the coding sequence ATGAACGCCATTAAAATTGAAAATGTTCATAAAACATTTCATCAAAAACAAGTCTTAAATGATATTTGTATTGATATTGAAAAAGGAGAGATTTTTGGGTTACTTGGGCCATCTGGTGCGGGTAAAACAACATTGATTCAAATTCTAATAGGACAATATATTCCAGATAGTGGACATACTTTTATTTTAGGAAAGGATTCATTAAAATTAGCGAAAGAAGATTATACGCAAATTGGATTGGTTTTAGATAAAGATGGGTTATATGATCGATTAAGCTGTTATGACAATTTACAGTTGTATGCCTCGATTTATCAGTTAGATAGCCAGAAAATTGAATCTGTTTTAAAACAAGTTCAACTTTATGATGATAGAAAAAAAGCAGTTAATCAATTGTCAAAAGGGATGAAGCAGCGATTAGTATTAGCCCGTGCTATCATGCATGAGCCGCAAATTCTTTTTTTAGATGAACCAACTTCTGGATTAGATCCAGCAACAACATTGAAAATTCATACTTTATTATTAGAATTAAGAGATCGAGGGACAGCCATTTTTTTAACAACTCATAATATGGAAGAAGCAGCGAAATTATGTCATCGTGTTGCTTTATTAAATGAAGGGAAAATCATTGAATGTGATACACCTACAGCAATTTGTGAAAAGCATAATGATTTAAATAAAGTAACAATTACAACAAAAGATCATCAAAAATATATTTTTAATAATAATAAAAAGGATGCTGAGCGAATTTATCAATTATTTCAGTCAGAAAATATTCAGTCTATTCATTCTTCTGAACCAACGCTTGGCAATGTCTTTATAGCTTTAACAGGAAAGGAGTTGGATTAA
- a CDS encoding ABC transporter permease: MSLHIIAAILVKQLKETFKNKSVLIQFVMFPVIAVVLTSSVNNNMVPAEYFVILFASMYVGMTPIIVLSSIMSEEKETGSLSMLIMSNVKPIEYILGISIYVIVCCIIGLLIMGFVGGYQGMQLIYFVAICSLGMVISIFIGSVIGMISKNQMAASSLSVPAMLICSFVPMLSMFNESIKKWCGFLYTQQINELLTQLPLTNFPFQAILIILVNLFVLLVIYIYLFQKRKFLS, translated from the coding sequence ATGAGTTTACACATCATAGCAGCAATACTTGTCAAACAATTAAAAGAAACTTTTAAAAATAAAAGTGTTTTGATTCAATTTGTAATGTTCCCTGTAATTGCAGTTGTATTGACAAGTTCTGTTAACAATAATATGGTTCCAGCAGAATATTTTGTCATTCTTTTTGCCAGTATGTATGTTGGTATGACACCAATTATTGTTTTATCTAGTATTATGAGTGAAGAAAAAGAAACGGGTAGTTTAAGTATGTTGATTATGTCTAATGTTAAGCCTATTGAATATATCTTAGGTATTAGTATTTATGTGATTGTTTGTTGTATTATTGGCTTACTTATCATGGGATTTGTTGGTGGGTATCAAGGCATGCAACTTATTTATTTTGTTGCAATTTGTAGTTTAGGAATGGTCATTTCTATTTTTATTGGAAGTGTTATTGGTATGATTTCTAAAAATCAGATGGCAGCGAGTTCATTGTCTGTACCAGCCATGCTTATCTGCTCATTTGTACCAATGTTGTCGATGTTTAATGAAAGCATTAAAAAATGGTGTGGATTTCTTTATACACAGCAAATTAATGAATTATTAACACAACTCCCATTAACAAATTTTCCATTTCAGGCCATTTTAATTATTCTTGTTAATTTATTTGTATTACTTGTTATTTATATCTATTTATTTCAAAAAAGAAAATTTTTATCATGA
- a CDS encoding helix-turn-helix transcriptional regulator produces MKNLKMKSARVSKDLSQKELAEFIGVSRQTINLIEKGDYNPSIQLCIAICKALDVTLNDLFWEEER; encoded by the coding sequence ATGAAAAATCTTAAAATGAAATCTGCTCGTGTGAGTAAAGATTTAAGTCAGAAAGAGTTAGCAGAGTTCATAGGTGTTTCACGTCAGACAATTAATCTTATTGAAAAAGGTGATTATAATCCAAGTATTCAATTATGTATTGCTATATGTAAAGCATTGGATGTAACACTAAATGATTTGTTTTGGGAGGAGGAAAGGTAA